A single genomic interval of Shewanella psychropiezotolerans harbors:
- a CDS encoding TraD N-terminal domain-containing protein: protein MTPKRAKRSHYTRGGQILFHNLRMFIQVNAVLIRWTCYGVLLLTALLCYVFMDKETLLGTYHYWISQTVSLMKPDSHVVQTQWQGRVYTSTLGEQLRNPTLIAANARFMLWTQIYFLISALIGLGGLSQSCGYSRKRAMSKPKSTLFAACKKPPPKNWPNNSKSTLTNRTLPLMDGVFSN, encoded by the coding sequence ATGACACCCAAACGTGCCAAGCGCAGTCACTACACCCGCGGGGGACAGATATTATTTCATAACCTGCGGATGTTCATTCAGGTTAACGCGGTGCTTATTCGCTGGACCTGTTATGGAGTGTTATTGCTGACTGCGCTGCTGTGTTACGTGTTCATGGACAAAGAAACCCTTTTGGGCACATATCATTACTGGATTAGCCAGACGGTGAGCTTGATGAAACCGGACAGCCATGTGGTGCAAACACAATGGCAAGGCCGGGTGTACACCAGCACGCTCGGCGAGCAATTGCGTAACCCGACACTGATCGCCGCCAATGCCCGCTTCATGCTGTGGACCCAGATTTACTTCCTCATCAGCGCCTTGATAGGGCTGGGGGGCTTATCTCAATCATGTGGATATTCAAGAAAAAGGGCGATGAGCAAACCGAAGAGCACTTTATTCGCGGCATGCAAAAAGCCTCCCCCAAAGAATTGGCCAAACAACTCAAAAAGCACGCTAACCAATCGGACTTTACCCTTGATGGACGGCGTATTTTCAAACTAG
- a CDS encoding TraD N-terminal domain-containing protein, translated as MTPKRAKRSHYTRGGQILFHNLRMFIQVNAVLIRWTCYGVILLTALLCYVFMDKETLWRATHYWVNQTVSLMKPDSHVVRTQWQTVN; from the coding sequence ATGACACCCAAACGCGCCAAGCGCAGTCACTACACCCGTGGTGGACAGATATTATTTCATAACCTGCGGATGTTCATTCAGGTTAACGCGGTGCTTATTCGCTGGACCTGTTATGGGGTGATATTGCTGACTGCGCTGCTGTGTTACGTGTTCATGGACAAAGAGACGCTTTGGAGAGCGACGCATTACTGGGTTAACCAGACTGTGAGCTTGATGAAGCCAGACAGCCATGTGGTCCGAACACAATGGCAAACTGTTAATTAA
- the traG gene encoding conjugal transfer mating-pair stabilization protein TraG encodes MAVEIFTYSNGDVAAQVMNAIAVLFQSDSFASMMSICALFAIVATAFRFFIKRDHNDIIKWAAVFFAVPLFAINTTTAVQITDLADPTGHYRVDNVPAIVAYPASWSSHYMHAATQTVEDIFHTPNDEQYSKTGMMFGAKLYRLSRQSELQQSQLKGYWQHYMSSCIRGDILLNGKYTWQALANAPDIWDFLASHSPSPLRAIQMGYDDYPVCKDALPRLKRLFEADSAANLNLLGSWIYGHKATSQQAFLNRSLANGYQRYANISKSAAQITLQNMTINALRNGLADNAAVSNNTAAAFNYAYTQNKMQTTSMWAGMALQAREFLPMLQSILFLLFSSVAFLVAAIAMIPQFTFLVLGNYIKGFIYLGTWPVMFALINFIMTTRLSLNATGIADIYHGITLSNVDALQEMHSRYAAMTGFLMMSVPLLIVPLIMKGGAAVMSSMSHQFAGMMNSVNARTSASAASGDINLGNAQVDNYSYNNTHGNKLDTAGLSRTHGFTQQDSDGYSTTTFDSGKQVISGSGALSNALPVNVSGNEVISHSLSQSASDSTTASQLSGESLGQSMATANSSALSQMSATNQTSSYGSQSAVGDSSSHNKGFSDMSNTVKSYSDDFRVSKEQALSELTGLYVAGEAGIKAGTPFKGLLGSGVSVSASAGVKGSTDESNSTRLSDSEMMSKQKSYLDQFTRNINTIKSFSSGEQASDTHSKTDGKSETFLQSLSDATTHAQTQQAQLAEAQSYTEAANRVESSSLNIGHDLTQNFVEFAKESREKEGFDDYQDIIKGTTPEHAGIRSELLESFGNSDEVKAMAEQYKNHELPQNHEDIVRAKQEYADAIDERKQQTHNYLPPETHQGANNNAGRTSENLYQPDEKTRIEGLASQGVQEIRDDVLKEERQHPPHTSPPSTRNKRAPTQRLNTHS; translated from the coding sequence ATGGCCGTTGAGATCTTTACTTACAGCAACGGGGACGTGGCCGCACAAGTCATGAACGCCATAGCCGTGTTGTTTCAGTCTGATAGTTTTGCCAGCATGATGAGTATCTGCGCCTTGTTTGCGATAGTCGCGACCGCCTTTCGGTTTTTCATCAAGCGTGACCATAACGACATCATCAAGTGGGCCGCGGTCTTCTTTGCGGTGCCGCTCTTTGCCATTAATACCACCACCGCCGTGCAAATCACCGATTTAGCCGATCCCACCGGTCATTATCGTGTCGATAATGTGCCCGCTATCGTGGCCTACCCAGCGTCATGGTCGTCACACTACATGCACGCTGCCACCCAAACCGTGGAAGACATTTTCCATACGCCTAATGATGAGCAGTACAGTAAAACCGGCATGATGTTTGGCGCCAAGCTGTACCGCCTGTCGCGTCAAAGTGAGTTACAACAATCACAGCTCAAAGGGTACTGGCAGCACTACATGAGCAGTTGCATCAGGGGGGACATCTTACTCAATGGCAAATACACCTGGCAGGCGCTGGCCAATGCGCCTGACATTTGGGACTTTTTAGCCTCGCACTCCCCCTCTCCGCTGCGCGCGATACAGATGGGCTATGATGATTATCCCGTCTGTAAAGATGCCTTACCCAGGCTCAAGCGCCTGTTTGAAGCGGATAGCGCCGCCAACCTTAACCTGCTCGGCAGTTGGATTTATGGGCATAAAGCCACCAGCCAGCAGGCATTTTTAAACCGCAGTCTCGCCAACGGCTATCAGCGCTACGCCAACATCAGCAAAAGTGCTGCCCAAATCACCTTACAGAACATGACCATTAACGCCCTGCGTAATGGCCTGGCCGATAATGCCGCCGTCAGCAATAACACCGCGGCGGCCTTTAACTATGCGTACACCCAAAACAAGATGCAAACCACCTCCATGTGGGCGGGCATGGCACTGCAAGCCAGAGAGTTCTTACCCATGTTGCAATCCATTTTGTTTTTGCTGTTTAGCTCCGTGGCGTTTTTGGTGGCGGCTATCGCGATGATCCCCCAGTTTACCTTTCTGGTACTGGGTAACTACATCAAGGGCTTTATCTATCTCGGCACCTGGCCTGTTATGTTTGCCCTCATCAACTTCATCATGACCACCCGATTGTCACTCAACGCCACCGGTATCGCCGATATCTACCACGGCATTACCTTAAGCAATGTCGATGCGCTGCAAGAGATGCACTCACGTTACGCGGCCATGACCGGCTTTTTGATGATGAGCGTGCCCCTTCTCATTGTGCCACTAATAATGAAAGGCGGCGCGGCGGTCATGAGCAGCATGTCCCACCAGTTTGCCGGCATGATGAACAGCGTCAACGCCCGTACCTCAGCCAGTGCCGCCAGCGGCGACATCAACTTAGGTAACGCCCAGGTCGATAACTACAGCTATAACAACACCCACGGTAATAAACTCGATACCGCCGGACTGAGCCGAACTCATGGCTTCACCCAGCAAGACAGCGACGGCTACAGCACCACCACCTTTGATAGCGGCAAGCAGGTCATTAGCGGCAGTGGCGCGCTCAGTAATGCGCTTCCAGTCAATGTCAGTGGCAATGAGGTGATATCCCACTCACTGTCACAATCGGCTTCGGACAGCACCACTGCCAGCCAGCTATCCGGTGAATCTCTGGGCCAAAGTATGGCAACGGCCAACAGCTCTGCACTCAGCCAGATGAGTGCCACTAACCAGACCAGCAGCTACGGCAGCCAAAGCGCCGTCGGTGACAGTAGCAGCCACAACAAGGGCTTCTCTGACATGAGCAACACCGTCAAATCTTACTCTGATGATTTCAGAGTATCAAAAGAGCAGGCATTAAGTGAGTTAACCGGCCTCTATGTCGCCGGTGAAGCCGGTATAAAAGCAGGCACACCATTCAAAGGATTGCTTGGTTCTGGCGTCTCAGTATCAGCCAGTGCAGGCGTAAAGGGCTCTACCGATGAATCCAATAGCACGCGCCTCAGTGACAGTGAAATGATGAGTAAACAAAAAAGTTATCTGGACCAATTCACCAGAAACATCAACACGATTAAGTCCTTTAGTAGCGGTGAGCAAGCCAGTGACACCCACAGTAAAACTGACGGGAAAAGTGAAACCTTCCTGCAAAGCCTCAGTGATGCCACCACCCATGCCCAAACCCAGCAAGCGCAACTTGCCGAAGCCCAAAGTTACACCGAGGCCGCCAATCGCGTTGAAAGCAGCTCACTTAATATCGGCCATGATCTGACTCAAAACTTTGTGGAGTTTGCAAAGGAAAGTCGTGAAAAGGAGGGGTTTGACGATTACCAGGACATCATCAAAGGCACCACCCCTGAGCACGCAGGTATACGCAGTGAACTACTGGAAAGCTTTGGCAACAGCGACGAAGTGAAAGCCATGGCAGAGCAGTACAAAAACCATGAGCTACCACAGAACCACGAGGACATCGTCAGAGCCAAACAAGAGTATGCGGATGCAATCGATGAGCGCAAGCAGCAAACCCATAATTATCTGCCGCCAGAAACTCATCAGGGGGCCAATAACAACGCCGGCCGCACCTCTGAAAACCTGTATCAGCCAGATGAGAAAACCCGAATTGAAGGCCTTGCATCCCAAGGCGTTCAAGAGATACGAGACGACGTGTTGAAGGAAGAGCGCCAGCACCCCCCTCACACGTCCCCACCATCGACAAGGAACAAGCGCGCGCCGACGCAGAGGCTAAACACGCACTCATAA
- a CDS encoding conjugal transfer protein TraH, with protein MTRLLEMKDVLLSGAIALSLLFTPMAHAAGVSGSLNDFFNHLGYGANVTHPAAFKGQSANYYSGGNLFVRSHIRDAQLVSVQMPSVAAGCGGIDMFMGGFSHINSDALVQQGKAIIANAVPFAVDLALQTWAPQIKQIKDTLTAIADKYLNQSINSCEAAQAGVSALAGFAGAGSQKYICATMGTQNNAFADWVAGQQACGAGGQANNQLANAKNDPALKDMVRHSVNIVWSAMLKNSFLANDPTLAEFLMSISGTYIYDASGNARRYGSLLTHNNNLINSLLAGGEAQIYRCSNHAIDQCLAPSQTTTTISPNKGLQYRVETLLRELASKMQNDISLTDNDKSLLEYTSLPVMTLLRTELEAGLAPQTHTYAKVISVQFITLYLQNMLSIVKTSITATNNDPKDIDRIERDIIHANRFLDGLTAKAQSEAIAAHQFIMQNQHIRKQITGAMSAKAKSNLTFGEH; from the coding sequence ATGACGCGTTTACTCGAGATGAAGGACGTCCTGCTCTCAGGCGCTATCGCCCTGTCGCTACTGTTCACGCCCATGGCTCATGCTGCAGGCGTGTCAGGCTCACTCAATGATTTTTTCAACCACTTAGGCTATGGCGCGAATGTCACCCACCCGGCTGCGTTTAAAGGCCAGAGCGCGAACTACTACAGTGGCGGGAACCTATTTGTGCGCAGTCACATTCGGGATGCCCAGCTTGTCAGTGTGCAGATGCCCAGTGTGGCCGCAGGCTGTGGCGGCATCGATATGTTCATGGGCGGCTTCAGTCACATCAACTCAGATGCACTGGTGCAGCAAGGTAAAGCCATTATTGCCAATGCTGTGCCCTTTGCCGTGGACTTAGCCCTGCAAACCTGGGCGCCACAGATAAAACAAATCAAGGACACCTTAACCGCCATTGCGGATAAGTACCTGAATCAATCCATCAACTCCTGCGAAGCGGCGCAAGCTGGCGTCTCAGCGCTGGCAGGCTTTGCCGGGGCGGGCAGTCAAAAATACATTTGCGCCACCATGGGCACGCAAAACAATGCGTTTGCCGATTGGGTCGCCGGTCAACAGGCATGCGGCGCCGGAGGCCAGGCCAATAACCAGCTGGCGAATGCCAAAAATGACCCGGCACTGAAAGACATGGTGCGTCACAGTGTCAATATCGTCTGGTCGGCGATGTTAAAAAACAGCTTTCTTGCTAATGATCCGACCTTGGCCGAGTTTCTCATGTCCATTTCCGGCACGTATATCTATGACGCTAGCGGGAATGCGAGGAGGTATGGCTCACTGCTGACCCATAACAACAACTTAATTAACAGTCTGTTGGCAGGCGGTGAAGCCCAGATATACCGATGCAGCAACCACGCCATAGATCAATGCCTGGCACCGAGCCAAACAACAACCACGATCTCCCCCAATAAAGGCCTGCAATACCGCGTTGAAACCTTGCTCAGGGAGCTGGCCAGTAAGATGCAAAATGATATCTCGCTCACTGATAACGACAAGTCGCTGCTGGAATACACCAGCTTACCGGTGATGACCTTGTTGCGCACCGAGCTTGAAGCTGGACTCGCGCCTCAAACCCACACATACGCCAAAGTCATCAGCGTGCAGTTTATTACCTTGTACCTGCAAAATATGCTCTCCATTGTCAAAACGTCCATCACTGCCACCAATAATGATCCCAAAGACATCGACCGTATTGAGAGAGACATTATTCATGCGAACCGCTTTTTGGATGGCCTGACCGCCAAAGCGCAAAGCGAAGCCATTGCCGCCCACCAGTTCATCATGCAGAACCAACACATAAGAAAGCAAATCACCGGCGCCATGAGTGCGAAAGCGAAAAGCAACTTAACCTTTGGAGAGCACTAA
- the trbB gene encoding type-F conjugative transfer system pilin assembly thiol-disulfide isomerase TrbB → MMTRRMDTRRRRTTLLMITLLMVWLLLPLSRPALADHTQPFPSTGALSSAANPHDYALVFFFRSDCPYCHSFAPKLQQLAAQTGTYTYAFSLDNQGIPGFEVPIPITPDIASTFFEHPRDVTVPASFLINVNTRKFVRLTVGDVSQAQLQHSYLNSLNDPIVIASMQ, encoded by the coding sequence ATGATGACACGACGGATGGACACGCGGCGCCGCCGCACCACACTATTGATGATCACCTTGTTGATGGTCTGGCTGCTACTGCCATTGAGTCGCCCGGCATTGGCGGATCACACACAGCCATTCCCCTCGACTGGCGCGCTCTCATCAGCGGCAAACCCGCATGATTATGCCTTGGTGTTCTTCTTTCGCTCAGATTGCCCCTATTGCCACTCGTTTGCCCCAAAACTGCAACAACTGGCAGCGCAGACGGGCACTTACACCTATGCGTTCTCGCTCGACAATCAAGGTATTCCAGGCTTTGAGGTGCCCATTCCGATCACACCTGATATCGCCAGCACCTTCTTTGAACATCCACGCGATGTCACCGTGCCTGCGTCATTTTTGATTAACGTCAATACCCGCAAATTTGTACGCCTGACGGTGGGCGACGTCAGCCAGGCACAGTTGCAGCACAGTTACCTCAACTCACTCAATGACCCAATAGTCATTGCCAGCATGCAATAG
- the traF gene encoding type-F conjugative transfer system pilin assembly protein TraF, with protein sequence MSVGLFTLSLAHYRACQACAVRGLTYSFMVVAAAVVIAVVMAVVMVMLSSLTRAAYASEAAGWRWYNEPKTVITPPKQQERTAPSVTVTRTLSPTEQLRSFKRYFDDTLNDAVINPTNANKVEKSMRLNQYVAEQSSLYGMTFKKVLLANPALSYTKNHPTEQAARRPYLLLQRSQKVRAVRRLAQAGWGLFFVYKGREAIDKALAPSVQQFADQHGIDLLGVTLDGQALDSIHHTRQNQQHLTVPFSPALVLVNPGTGEMKPLAYGFISQADLLGRFLNVATDFAPDF encoded by the coding sequence ATGAGCGTTGGATTGTTCACATTATCCCTTGCGCATTATCGAGCCTGTCAGGCCTGTGCTGTTCGCGGCCTGACGTACTCATTCATGGTGGTGGCTGCCGCTGTCGTTATTGCTGTAGTGATGGCGGTTGTAATGGTGATGCTGTCTTCGTTGACGCGTGCGGCCTACGCCAGTGAGGCCGCAGGCTGGCGCTGGTATAACGAACCCAAGACCGTCATCACACCACCTAAGCAGCAAGAGCGGACAGCGCCCAGTGTAACAGTCACCCGCACGCTCAGTCCCACGGAGCAGCTGCGATCGTTTAAAAGATACTTTGATGACACGCTCAATGATGCGGTCATTAACCCGACCAATGCCAACAAGGTAGAGAAATCCATGCGGCTTAATCAATACGTCGCAGAGCAATCTTCCTTGTACGGCATGACATTTAAAAAGGTGCTGCTGGCTAACCCCGCCCTGTCTTACACCAAGAACCATCCGACGGAGCAAGCCGCCAGACGCCCCTATCTATTATTGCAGCGCAGTCAAAAAGTCCGCGCGGTGCGCCGCTTAGCACAGGCTGGCTGGGGATTATTCTTTGTCTATAAAGGCCGTGAGGCCATCGATAAAGCCCTCGCCCCGAGTGTGCAGCAATTCGCCGACCAGCACGGCATTGACCTGCTAGGCGTCACCCTGGATGGGCAAGCGCTGGACAGTATTCACCACACAAGGCAAAACCAGCAGCATCTTACGGTGCCCTTTAGCCCCGCGCTGGTGCTGGTGAATCCCGGCACTGGCGAGATGAAGCCACTGGCTTACGGCTTTATCTCACAAGCAGACTTACTGGGCCGTTTTCTCAATGTGGCAACCGATTTTGCCCCCGACTTTTAA
- the traN gene encoding type-F conjugative transfer system mating-pair stabilization protein TraN codes for MRSLLLLMSLVASLPLMATNTNTETDYRNQVQWAKDSINHNQHKPGFTDFDVNALCKDAACQRGVANPAPSRYLNNASALRAASRGEASSNAQSQAVTASFNKGRPTIDENDPAYHAAIGYQNDAYNISHGISSKYHDCDKGLRCDLSTQTRTCTVPTHNPVQCHITPYLKSSSSQQKRHTFTLSGRPPFSIALPAQTASVTSVRVSGNFTSFAHPLYLELTLNGSLLGRAPVQRRSGECARNGQCPSSINSTFNYQGETSSRLTLNVGTILGSSGYALYLPVGNLPVTIVTTEVKMEIGYRNSCGSLLPVCQQVSQQCVEGPDTRMLNGIAVTLDCWDEQLTYQCNTANTCAALSECQLQSSNCKTQLAGVCIEKRQRRLCETRRCQDVGLVCGEDSFALSGDYYDPSATQSPDFNRAAAGLAAMGEAGQDVKDKANINENSAIIFKGDIMRCSIKAIGLSNCCQDSGWGNDIGITSCSEEEKALGHAKEGKLTISLGQYCAERVLGLCIRKKKSYCAFSSKLARIVQEEGKAQLGLNFGSAKHPDCRAFTPNQLQHIDMSRMDFSDFYEDLHDGMALPNTDEIKRRLQRTVGGDS; via the coding sequence ATGAGATCCTTACTGTTACTGATGAGCCTGGTGGCATCATTGCCGCTGATGGCCACGAATACCAATACCGAAACTGACTATCGCAATCAAGTGCAGTGGGCCAAAGACAGCATCAACCACAACCAGCATAAACCGGGTTTCACTGATTTTGATGTGAATGCACTGTGTAAGGACGCCGCCTGTCAACGTGGCGTCGCCAATCCAGCGCCATCTCGTTACCTTAATAATGCATCGGCGTTACGTGCAGCCTCTCGGGGCGAGGCGAGCAGTAATGCTCAATCTCAAGCGGTGACAGCCTCGTTCAACAAAGGTCGTCCGACCATTGATGAAAATGATCCGGCCTATCACGCCGCCATCGGTTACCAGAATGATGCTTACAATATCAGTCACGGCATTTCATCCAAGTATCACGATTGTGACAAGGGCTTGCGCTGTGATCTAAGCACACAAACTCGCACTTGCACCGTCCCCACCCACAACCCCGTGCAGTGCCATATCACCCCGTATCTTAAAAGCTCATCGAGTCAGCAAAAGCGTCATACATTTACCTTATCGGGCAGACCGCCATTCTCCATAGCGTTACCAGCACAAACCGCTTCGGTCACATCGGTGCGTGTCAGTGGCAATTTTACCAGCTTTGCTCACCCGCTTTATCTTGAGTTGACCCTCAATGGCAGCTTACTCGGTCGAGCCCCGGTGCAGCGCAGAAGTGGCGAATGCGCCCGGAACGGGCAATGTCCTTCCAGCATCAACAGCACCTTTAATTATCAAGGTGAAACCTCATCAAGGTTAACCCTCAATGTTGGCACGATACTGGGGTCATCCGGGTACGCGCTTTATCTCCCTGTGGGCAACCTGCCCGTCACTATTGTGACGACAGAGGTCAAGATGGAGATCGGCTACCGGAACAGTTGTGGCTCCCTTCTCCCAGTGTGCCAGCAAGTGAGTCAACAGTGTGTTGAGGGGCCAGATACCCGCATGCTCAATGGCATTGCTGTCACACTCGATTGCTGGGATGAACAACTCACCTATCAGTGCAACACGGCCAACACCTGCGCTGCCTTGAGTGAGTGCCAGCTCCAATCATCAAACTGTAAAACCCAATTAGCCGGCGTGTGCATCGAAAAACGACAACGACGCCTGTGTGAAACCCGACGTTGCCAGGACGTGGGCTTAGTGTGTGGCGAGGACTCCTTTGCATTAAGTGGCGATTATTACGATCCCTCTGCCACGCAAAGCCCGGATTTTAATCGCGCAGCTGCTGGGTTAGCCGCAATGGGCGAAGCGGGCCAAGACGTTAAAGATAAGGCTAATATCAATGAGAACAGCGCCATTATCTTCAAGGGTGACATCATGCGCTGTTCAATAAAAGCCATCGGTTTAAGCAATTGCTGCCAGGACAGTGGTTGGGGTAATGACATTGGCATCACCTCCTGCAGCGAAGAAGAGAAAGCATTAGGCCACGCCAAAGAGGGCAAGCTCACCATAAGTTTGGGTCAATACTGCGCTGAAAGAGTCTTAGGCCTGTGTATCCGCAAAAAGAAATCCTACTGTGCTTTCAGCAGCAAGCTCGCCCGCATAGTGCAAGAGGAAGGTAAGGCCCAATTAGGGCTCAATTTTGGCAGTGCCAAACATCCTGATTGCCGCGCATTCACCCCCAATCAATTACAACACATCGACATGAGCCGCATGGACTTTTCTGATTTCTATGAGGACTTACATGACGGTATGGCCCTGCCGAACACCGATGAGATCAAGCGACGACTCCAGCGGACCGTCGGAGGAGACTCATGA
- the trbC gene encoding type-F conjugative transfer system pilin assembly protein TrbC, with amino-acid sequence MKPREMKQAGIKQTQARRATMTHHLSTFPVDKWSIFKQINPLMAIGLIALSCWLSPTLTAQPQAAPVMGIDTFGLMEKARAFEADTKRALHTALSPILDKARQANPAADATGIMVFASLSLPRTSLTQLLMQSADLQVPIIIRGLQPQGFTATLKQMNGLINYQGQAINSGFAINPLWFSQFGITQVPAFVAIKPGKCQAKQPCFADDFDVLYGNVSLYDALTLLSQHGSVADVAANALSRRELTRRSP; translated from the coding sequence ATGAAACCGAGAGAAATGAAACAGGCTGGGATAAAACAGACTCAAGCCAGGCGAGCCACGATGACTCACCACTTATCCACATTTCCTGTGGATAAGTGGTCAATATTTAAACAAATCAATCCATTGATGGCGATAGGATTGATAGCCTTGAGCTGCTGGCTTTCACCGACCCTCACGGCGCAACCTCAAGCGGCACCGGTAATGGGCATAGACACATTCGGCCTCATGGAAAAAGCCCGCGCCTTTGAAGCCGACACCAAGCGTGCGCTACACACGGCGCTGTCACCGATATTAGATAAGGCCAGACAAGCCAATCCCGCCGCCGATGCGACAGGCATCATGGTGTTTGCCTCCTTGTCGCTTCCCCGCACTTCTCTCACTCAACTGCTGATGCAAAGCGCCGATTTGCAGGTGCCCATCATCATACGTGGCCTACAGCCACAAGGCTTTACCGCCACCCTCAAGCAGATGAATGGCCTGATAAATTATCAGGGCCAAGCCATTAACAGTGGCTTTGCAATAAACCCGCTGTGGTTTAGCCAATTTGGTATTACCCAGGTGCCTGCCTTTGTGGCCATCAAGCCCGGGAAATGTCAGGCCAAGCAGCCCTGCTTCGCTGATGATTTTGATGTGCTCTACGGCAACGTATCGCTCTATGACGCCCTGACATTACTCAGCCAGCACGGCAGCGTGGCTGATGTGGCAGCGAATGCATTGTCTCGCCGCGAATTAACCAGGAGGTCTCCATGA
- the traU gene encoding conjugal transfer pilus assembly protein TraU has product MSSPQSLGCLLAAVCLLSVPFNARAQGASCTGTFVNPMTDICWSCIFPFTIGRVPIIPGSLPDTRNPSMPISYCPKPPPVYLQIGLNIGYWEPDTLVDVTRVPYCMVNMGMSLGGENLPQIGGRTTHRDNDASDGAFYHGHWYKYPIIYWLQIIQSGACMATDNFDIAYLTEIDPLWDDDELAFILNPEAILFGNVTSQLACATEAIATSTNNVLPFDALFWCMGSQGSAYPLTGTTNYRDTPIQAGTLILERLNYKLHRQGLVWESHGDDGAICYQTPMPILPKSRYRYQMTNTIADAAWAHPYTTTTVIWESGHDNPVSGDNFGFINFKKRNCVFL; this is encoded by the coding sequence ATGAGTAGCCCGCAATCCTTAGGGTGTTTACTCGCGGCGGTGTGTCTGTTGAGTGTGCCCTTCAATGCGCGCGCTCAGGGGGCCTCGTGTACGGGCACTTTCGTTAATCCCATGACGGATATCTGCTGGTCGTGCATCTTTCCGTTCACCATTGGCCGAGTGCCGATTATCCCCGGCAGCTTACCCGACACGCGCAACCCAAGCATGCCCATCTCTTACTGCCCGAAGCCACCGCCGGTGTATCTGCAGATTGGGCTCAATATCGGTTACTGGGAGCCCGATACGCTGGTTGATGTGACGAGAGTTCCCTATTGCATGGTGAACATGGGCATGAGTCTGGGCGGCGAGAACCTGCCGCAGATTGGCGGGCGCACCACCCATCGTGACAACGATGCCTCCGATGGCGCGTTTTATCATGGCCACTGGTACAAGTACCCCATCATTTACTGGCTGCAAATCATCCAAAGTGGCGCCTGCATGGCCACCGACAACTTTGATATCGCCTACCTGACTGAAATTGACCCGCTGTGGGACGATGATGAGCTGGCCTTTATTCTCAACCCCGAAGCAATTTTGTTTGGCAATGTCACCTCACAATTGGCCTGCGCCACCGAAGCGATAGCCACTTCCACCAACAACGTGTTGCCGTTTGATGCACTGTTCTGGTGTATGGGCTCGCAAGGCTCCGCCTACCCGCTGACCGGCACCACCAATTACCGCGATACGCCTATTCAGGCGGGCACGCTCATCTTAGAGCGGTTGAACTACAAATTACACCGCCAAGGCCTGGTGTGGGAGTCCCACGGGGATGATGGCGCGATTTGCTATCAAACCCCGATGCCGATTTTACCGAAATCCCGTTATCGCTATCAGATGACCAATACCATTGCAGATGCCGCGTGGGCGCATCCCTACACCACAACCACGGTGATTTGGGAAAGCGGTCATGACAATCCGGTCTCAGGTGACAACTTCGGCTTTATCAACTTTAAAAAACGCAATTGTGTGTTCCTGTGA